Genomic segment of Terriglobia bacterium:
ACGACGCACATCGAGAGCATCTCGCCGCAGGTTGCCCTCCCCGGCGTCACGGTGGTGTACATTAAGGGCTACTGCTTTGGCGACACTCAGGGAACCGGAAGCATCAAACTTGTCGACCCAGTAACCGGCAATACTCAGACGACGATAACCGACATCTTGTTCTGGACGGACGCCGAGATTGCGTTCCGCGTCCCGTTTGACGCTATCTCAGACAAACTGGTGGTCAACTCGCAAAGCTATGGCTCCGACGACACCTATAAGGAGGCCAACTGCCCGACCCCGCCGCCTGATTACGTGGGCATTTATTGCGGTAACGACAAGATCAACGCTACGTTCAACATCGCGACAGTGGATCCGCCCGTTTACACGGCGGCTGCGCTGAAGAACATGACGGCGTGGCCGCCGGAGTACGTGCAGGGGACGTGGAACTACGACGACGGCGACGAGACGATGACGCTCACGCTCAACCAGGGGCCTCTAAACACCACCAACGGCACTTGGCCGATAACCGGCAGCGAGGTGGACAACATCTGGGGCCAATATAACAACGTGTCCGGGACGCTTGACCAGTACGGCGACCTCGCACTATGTGTGGCGTTCGGCAACCAGAGCCCCAACGGCATCGAGTGGCTGGTTCTCGGCTCCGGCGACGTGACCTCGCAAGGCCTCAACTACGGGGTCACCTGCACTCCGGGGACACCCCCCGGTTCCCACGCAGAACTTTATCCATTTCGGCATGAGCGCGAAGGAGGGCCCCTACTACTACGAAATCGTACCGCCGCTGTTCAAGAGCGCGACGGATATGCCACCGAGCGAAACGGTCACTCCCCTGTCGCCGTGGTCGACCATCGAGGGGTCTTTGCCCACTGCCAAGGCCTGGGACCGCACCTTTCCCCCTTTGAACAGCTTCGTCGCCGGTTACACCGGGAGATTTGTCTACGAGCAGTCGGATGGCGCCGGGGCGAGTGACGGGTGCTACTACGGCCAGATCGATCCGCCCAAGGTGACCGCCACCACGTTGAACGGCGGTGGGTGGTACGTGGACCCACAAGGCGAATGGGGACCCGACCAGATCGGCATGGGCAGCACGTGGGTCTCCTACTACCAGAATTACTACGGGCCCAACGGTCAAACGTGCGTGATTAACACCCCCCAGGATCTCTACATCGACACTCGCACGGGGCCGGTCTGGGTTCCCTGGATCACGGACACTCAGATGCCGGCTGAAATCACGCCGAATGATTTGTTCGTGGGCATCGCGCCCGGCCAGGGCATGTTGGTTACAGCATGCGAGCCCTATCCCAACACCGGTAGGGGGAAATGCAAATGACACGTACAAACGTAGCGTTCAGTCGGATGGCCGTCGCCGGGGCAGGCATCCTTGCTGTTTTCCTTTGCGCCGGGCGGGCGCGGGCACAGGCGGCACCGGAGGGCCCTGCATTCGAAACAATCGAGGTGACGGGGATCCAGCCCGTAGCCAGCGCAATGGACGTGATCGAGCAAAGGTACGGCGTCCTGATCGACTACATGGACCCCCCGTACGTGGCTCCGCAGGACCTCCAGCTTTACCGCTCGTATCGCGGTAAGCCGCTCATGCGGCCGTATCAGGGCCCCAAGACCAGGACCATTTCCGTGCACTACTGGCAGGTGGCAGGAACGCCCGAGGGCGTGGCGCCCATATACCAGTGCAAAACTGGCGCAGCCGGCTGCGCGGCAGCGACCACGAGGCCGCAGGAGGGGGTAGAAGGGCTCATCCAGGAGGTGCTCCATCAATTCGCCGAGCAGGGCGGGGAGATCTTCGCGGTCCGGAAGCTCGAGATGCCTTACGGCGCGCGCTGGGAGGTCTACCCCACCTATGCGCGTGACCGGTCAGGGAAAATGGTGGCCCAGCCCGATTTCCTGAGCACGAGGATATCCATCCCCAAGGCGCGTCGGTGGCCCGCAGAGATGCTCAATTTAATCCTGCAGCAGTTGAACCAGACGTCGGGAGCTAAGTTCTCTGTCAGTCTGCTGCAGTACCCCATCGACACGCACACGCCCAAGCCCGGGGAGCAACCACCCGAACTGGGGGCCGAGAATGTGTCGGCCTGGCGCGCGATCGCGGACTTGATGTCGCCGAGGCCCAACATCGGCGTCGTGCGGGTGCTTTTCCACGGTGTCTGCGAGCCCGACTGCGGCTACGACTATGGCGTCAGCGTCGTCGGCCTGCCCTACCGCGAGCCGCCGCGGCCCCCGACGCCGGCCCCGGTGCCCGCAAGGGCTTTGCCGCCGCGGGATATCTACCCCGCGGGCTGGCTGCAGCGCGCGCACATGCCCGAGGGGAACCGGGAAATCCAGCAGACGCTGGCGAACCTGGGCTATCTGAGCACCCCGCCGACCACCAGTTGGGATGCGAATGCCGTTGCCGCTCTGAAGCGTTTCCAGCAGGTCGCGGACTTGCCGCAGACAGGTGAGTTCGATTTGCGGACGGCCATGAAGCTCTGGCCGTCGCTGCCCCGGCACCTCAGGCCCGTGACCTTCCGGGCCCAGCCCGCGATGAGCGTCGCGCTCGGGTCCTGGCTCAACACCACGCCTGACGGCAGGAAAGAGATCCAGCAGGCGCTGGCCACGGCGGGCGTCTACAGCGGCCCCATCAATGGAGTCGTTGACGTGCCGACGCGCGACGCGCTGAAAGCGTTCCAAACCGCCAACGGGCTGGAGCCGTCGGGCGTGGTGGACTGGAACACCGCCGTAAAGCTCTCACCATACCTGCCCCAGCCGCAGTAGCCGCGTCGCGGGCCCGCGAGCTGGCCGGAGGGCTTGTGTCGCCGGCTGGCGCGCCGGCTTTGCGATGTATGCAATTCAGCAGCAGTCGAGTCCTACTCCGATGCCCTGCCCGGCTTGTGATAATGCGCGACCTCGCGACGGGTGGGGCAAGGATCTTTATGCGACGGCGCATACATTCCAAACAGCGGAATCCCGCAATGGCGGACGTCACCCGTGCCAGCGCCAGCCCCCGCCATGAGCCGGAAGCTACGTCTGTACTTGCAGGACTTCTCCAGGAAGAGGAGTCAGCCGGAACTGCGCTGGTGTGGTCGATTGGCGCTTGGGAGGACGCGCCTGCGTCGGGGGCAGGCCCGATGCAGCCTGCGGGCGCTCCATCTGAATGCCCAGCGCCCGCTCCAGCAGAAACAGGTCCGTCCGCTGATCACTGGAGAAGAGCGTGGAAGCGACCCCCTGACGTCCGGCGCGGCCGGTGCGCCCCACGCGATGGATGAAGTTCTCGGCGACGTCGGGCAAGTCGTAATTGATGACGTGCGCGATGTCCTGAACATGAATCCCGCGGGAAGCCAGGTCTGTGGCTACCAGGATGCGATATCGCCCCTCCTGGAAGCCAGCCAGCGCCGCGTTCCGCTGCGACTGCGAGCGGTCGCCGTGGATCATCGCGGCCGTAAAGCCGCTGCGGGTCAATGTCCTGGCCAGGCGCTCCGCGCCGCGCTTGGTCCGGACAAAAATCAGGCACCGCCCCGTTTCCCGGGCCAGTAATTGGCGCAATAGCACGGGCTTGCCGTGGTGGGAAACTTCCAGCGCCTGGACGCGAACGTTTTCCGAGGGTTTCAAGACCGACCCAAAGGCGAGGCGCACGGGGTCCTTCAAGTAGTTATCCACCAACTGGGCCGCTGAAACTTCGAGCGTTGCGGAAAAGAAGAGCGTCTGCCGCCTGGTGGGAAGCACGGCCGCAATCCTGCGGATCGCTGGAAGGAAACCCATGTCCAGCATTCGATCGGCTTCATCCAGAACGAGGATTCGCAACGCCCGGAAGTCGACGAGCTTGCGATCAAGGAAGTCTTCGAGCCGGCCGGGTGTGGCCACAACGAGCCGCACTCCTTTGCGAAGCAAACTGAGTTGGTTCGCTTCAGACAGCCCTCCCACCACGACGGCTGCAGCGGCTAGCTGCTTGCCCCGGAGCCGGTCATAATCTTCTGCAACCTGCATGGCAAGTTCGCGGGTGGGCACCAGAATGAGCGCCGCTACGCCCGGCACCTTGTGTTGCAACAGGTGCTCCATGATGGGAACGAGGAATGCCAATGTCTTCCCTGTCCCGGTTTGCGCCGTGGCGAGCACGTCTTTGCCTGCGAGCACATGCGGGATGGCTGCCGCCTGCACGGGCGTGGGCGTGGAAAAGCCCGCCCGAGACAAACGCTCTTTGGTGTAATCTGAAATCGGTAATTCTGCAAAATTCTGCACGAGTGTAATCTTCTCTCTTACTGGCATCCGATTGCGCGCGACTTGAGTCTGCACACGC
This window contains:
- a CDS encoding peptidoglycan-binding domain-containing protein, translated to MTRTNVAFSRMAVAGAGILAVFLCAGRARAQAAPEGPAFETIEVTGIQPVASAMDVIEQRYGVLIDYMDPPYVAPQDLQLYRSYRGKPLMRPYQGPKTRTISVHYWQVAGTPEGVAPIYQCKTGAAGCAAATTRPQEGVEGLIQEVLHQFAEQGGEIFAVRKLEMPYGARWEVYPTYARDRSGKMVAQPDFLSTRISIPKARRWPAEMLNLILQQLNQTSGAKFSVSLLQYPIDTHTPKPGEQPPELGAENVSAWRAIADLMSPRPNIGVVRVLFHGVCEPDCGYDYGVSVVGLPYREPPRPPTPAPVPARALPPRDIYPAGWLQRAHMPEGNREIQQTLANLGYLSTPPTTSWDANAVAALKRFQQVADLPQTGEFDLRTAMKLWPSLPRHLRPVTFRAQPAMSVALGSWLNTTPDGRKEIQQALATAGVYSGPINGVVDVPTRDALKAFQTANGLEPSGVVDWNTAVKLSPYLPQPQ
- a CDS encoding DEAD/DEAH box helicase, translated to MQNFAELPISDYTKERLSRAGFSTPTPVQAAAIPHVLAGKDVLATAQTGTGKTLAFLVPIMEHLLQHKVPGVAALILVPTRELAMQVAEDYDRLRGKQLAAAAVVVGGLSEANQLSLLRKGVRLVVATPGRLEDFLDRKLVDFRALRILVLDEADRMLDMGFLPAIRRIAAVLPTRRQTLFFSATLEVSAAQLVDNYLKDPVRLAFGSVLKPSENVRVQALEVSHHGKPVLLRQLLARETGRCLIFVRTKRGAERLARTLTRSGFTAAMIHGDRSQSQRNAALAGFQEGRYRILVATDLASRGIHVQDIAHVINYDLPDVAENFIHRVGRTGRAGRQGVASTLFSSDQRTDLFLLERALGIQMERPQAASGLPPTQARPPKRQSTTPAQFRLTPLPGEVLQVQT